A single region of the Cronobacter condimenti 1330 genome encodes:
- the araD gene encoding L-ribulose-5-phosphate 4-epimerase — MLEELKRQVLDANLALPKHNLVTLTWGNVSAVDRERGVFVIKPSGVDYTVMTADDMVVVSIETGEVVEGNKKPSSDTPTHRLLYQQFPTIGGIVHTHSRHATIWAQAGLPIPATGTTHADYFYGAIPCTRKMTDEEINGAYEWETGVVIAETFREHDIDPAQMPGVLVHSHGPFAWGKNAEDAVHNAIVLEEVAYMGIFCRQLAPELPAMQQTLLDKHYLRKHGAKAYYGQ, encoded by the coding sequence ATGTTAGAAGAACTCAAGCGTCAGGTCCTCGACGCCAATCTGGCGCTGCCAAAACATAATCTGGTGACGTTAACCTGGGGCAACGTGAGCGCAGTCGACCGCGAACGCGGTGTTTTTGTGATTAAGCCCTCGGGGGTCGATTATACCGTGATGACCGCAGACGACATGGTGGTGGTCAGCATCGAGACCGGCGAAGTGGTCGAAGGGAACAAAAAACCCTCTTCCGATACGCCGACCCATCGCCTGCTCTACCAACAGTTCCCGACCATCGGCGGCATCGTTCATACCCATTCGCGCCACGCCACTATCTGGGCGCAGGCGGGGCTGCCGATCCCGGCAACCGGTACCACACACGCCGATTACTTCTACGGCGCTATCCCCTGCACACGTAAGATGACCGATGAAGAGATTAACGGCGCGTATGAATGGGAAACCGGCGTGGTGATTGCCGAAACCTTCCGCGAGCACGATATCGATCCGGCGCAGATGCCCGGCGTGCTGGTACACTCCCACGGCCCTTTCGCCTGGGGAAAAAATGCCGAAGACGCGGTACATAACGCCATTGTGCTGGAAGAAGTCGCCTATATGGGCATTTTCTGCCGCCAGCTCGCCCCGGAACTGCCGGCGATGCAGCAGACGCTGCTGGATAAACACTATCTGCGCAAACATGGCGCAAAGGCATATTACGGGCAGTAA